The sequence below is a genomic window from Vigna radiata var. radiata cultivar VC1973A unplaced genomic scaffold, Vradiata_ver6 scaffold_7, whole genome shotgun sequence.
agcttttgtatttttgtagGAAACCttttctccatttctcttctcGGAGCACTTATCATGCAAGCATAGTATTCCTTAAACCTCCAAAACTGGAAGCCAAAATGGTAGGATAACATACCACAATGCCCAACGCAACAATAATCACTACTATTTTCTGCTGATTATTTATAAGATACGCTCACTATTAACTTCTATCTTCTACATAAAAAATCAAGGTTTGGCAGCACCTTTTCAACACCTTAGGAAAGAACGATAGCTTTGCCACATAACTGCTCCAACTCACCTTCCAAGATTTTGTACAAGTTTGCTTTGTTCCGTCTATAAATCCAAGCCTTGGTATCCCGATCCCAATCAAACCTTGACGGACCACTGCAGAAAACAAGTCCGAGAGATCATTGATACATGTCATCCAGATAATTCAAGGTACCTACTTCGGTCCATGTAAATAAATAGTAGCAGaaagttattgaaataaaaCTGCATTTGAAGTCTTAGAATTACATAAAAACCGCAAAGATATCACTGCTACAAGCATTCAAGGTATCACTTCAGATTGAATATGATCTACACTACACTGAAGTTAAAAGCAGGGAGGGTACATATATGACTATAAGATACCATCCGTTGTAGTACTAACTGACATGATTGGCCATAACTAATATACACACGGTGATATCATCTCTAAGATGCAAAGGACTGTATATATCATAGAAAAGATACTCCTCTGGTCtcaatttataaatgaaatggGTATGTGTTATTTGTACTTTGTTcctaaaagagaaaaacctACATGCGGAACAGtttaaacaaagaaattaaactaataataggATTTAGCAAAGTTCCACCGCTAAGATACGCAAATTACAAAGAATTGTCTCAATACACTCCCTAACAAACTCTTATTAActcaaattaattgaaaatcaCAATATTGTTGGtcccatttttcatttaataagtctaactcataattttattattttcaataaattttaaccaatAGTAGATTGTGTTacaattacttatttttaaagatgacgtttttaacaacatttggaTGGTTATCACCAATACCCTTTTCACCATGTTCATTCTCTCACACAAAGATACTGTAGAAGTCCATGTATACCGCTCCTGTAAAATTCATTCGCATGCAATTTCTGACATGAACCCACATGTCTAGAGACTAAAGCCTTAGAAAAATCTTAGCTAAAAAATTGACCATAAATAGACATATAACGTACACAATACCTCAGTGGAGAAGACAGCCAAAGTTGTCGATTTGGAGTTTGTTTGTTCAATACATAGGTGCCAAGATCGCCAAGCTTTACAGTCAAAACATCATTCTGAAATGGAAAgccttataaaaaataacaatacacCACCACCATGCAAAGAAGCCACTTCAAAGTAgtatgaagaaaataattaaaatcttgCAAGTAattggaagaaaataaataaaatcttagaAGAAAAAAGCTAAAAAAGCTATTTATTTTCTAAGGACCAAATAGCAACAGAGAATTTTATTTAAGCAAATCTTATCACGTTAAATTTGATTGTTCAAAATAACCACCTGATGAACAATACAACTTCatgttttatttctaatataCGAAATGTTCTAGGATAGTATTTTGTtgacaagtaatttttattatctaacctttatttataacttattcTAACAAAAAGAATACTTACCCCATAGTCTATGTCAAATCCATCAACTTCAACTAAGTCTCCATAGTCCTGTCaagcaacaaacaaaaaaattaataccaaACATGGCttaaataataagaattgaATGCGTTGTGGCTGTCAACTCCCACCGCCACACTTAGACAATCTTCCAATGATTGgcatattacaaatttaagttGGTGCAAACAACAAAGCATTGCTAAAGATACCTCTAATTTCTCTTGTACGCTATGTATTGTGGAATCAGCCAGTCTATGGAATTCACTCTCATCCAGCAGAGAACTGCATTCATACTAATAGTTAGCTAAGTAATTTCCCcctattgaaaaacaaaattgtaatatatgTACATTAAATGGGAAATTAGCACATGACTGACATGAATTCTTAGAAACATGCTTTGAGAACTCATAAATCCACCATTGTCAAACCCCAACTAGCtccaaaattaattgaattttaatttttttttaaatgaaatcattattgaaattgaaatgctCAACTTTCTATGGCTTCCAAGAACCAAATCTTACTATTCAATCCAAGATTGTGGGGCATTGTTGACTCCAAAACCACTAAAGCAGAAACATTTGGCACACAGCCCATTTCTACCGAAACCCTAATTCACTACCACTAAGATCAGACAGCTCCCTCCTACCTACTAGTCACCACCTCTTGGAGGCAGAGCTGACAGTAGACAGAACAGACACTGACAGGAGATGGTGCAGACACTTTCTGGAGACAATGATATGGGGATCATTGGTTCTATTGACTACATAGAATTATCAAATAAGCACATATCGGATGAAAAACAATTACATACCGGTAATCAACAGCCAGGGGGGCTTGAGATTCATCAAGATTAAAACTGCCAGAGGACAAATTTCTAGAATAATATGATCGAGAAGGAAGAAGGCTATTTTTCCTGCAGAGGGACGTGCATTCTGAAGCTTTTACAGAAAGGAATGGGACCACATGagtggaagaagatgaagaaggcgCTAACAGTTGCAAAAACCTGAGGAGCCTTCTCTGCAAAACCAACTTTGAGGCCATAACTTTTTTCACCTCAGCTgcaaatgttaaaaatataacttgtaataataataataataaaagaacccAGCAAACATAGTTTTCCAAGAAATGAATATACCTATGGGTGTGTATAGGTATGTTTAGCTTTAGGGATTTGCAAAGGGTGAAGACTAAATAAAATGGTACACCTGTAGACTACTATTTATGACCTGTAATAGAAGGTAAACAATTGGTTagcttaaaaattttaattttctgattACTTGTGTTTACAGACAAGGACTTATGTGAAAATACTATATGGCAGTGAAACAAAGGGTTGTTGATCAAAACAAACACAATCAGTAACAGTGCACGTTAATCCTAGAGAGAGGTACTTGAGGGGGTGTTGCCCCAGCCGACAAAGAAGCATAAGACAGTTTGCAttcattttcaatgaaaaagGGACAAGAGTAGTCTCATAAACTAACATCCATAACTACATAAGTAAACTTCAGATAATGAGATACCAATAAATCACTTGTTAATATGAGCTATGTGACGTACTGGAAAATTCATTTGACACCATCCCATAACATATTTCCTTCACAATATTGCATGTGAACCAGTAAGCACGAACATCAATTTgcagaaaaaaataagtaaaatctTAATACAACTTTCTCTCAAGAAATTTCAACTAATTGATAATGTAGTGGTTTCAACATTGTACGTGACTTGTACAATATTTGTATGCAGTAACATAAGAAACCATTATACCTTTCAGTAGCGCATATACCACAACAAATTTGGACTTGGCTCTCCAATAAATcgtattcttttttaatattttatcaaactgTTTGGGGACATCTTTGGTGTGGTCACATTTAAGGTATTCATATACCTAAGAGGACaccataacaaaataaaagcaaaaccTTCATAGCTTTCCATGATCTCAACACACATAAATCCAAAAAGACAaaggaatattttattttttctcatattAACAACTTCAACACAGTGAAAACCCACAagacaattttaaaatagaaaacacatACTGGATAAAGAATTCAGAGGCAGCCTACAATGGAAAAAGGAACACGGAAGAAAATTGGAAAGCGATGCAAGAAAGTGGATAAATTTAAAGTCTTATATCtcaaaaaacaaaatggaagaaaatgaaatgagaaaaaagGGATATTGGGTGAATGCAACGCCAAACATATTATTCTCTTATTGGTGCACCATTACTCTAATTGTGTCTAAAATTGACTCAGCATAAAGTGAGTCATAGGGAGCAAGAACAGAAAGATTCTTGTTCAGAGACTTTAAAACAGTTCTATGAGATGCAAATAAGAGACAAATCTTATATAGACTTGTAATACACAGTGCTGGGGAGGTATTTTTGAGGGGACATAGATTGTCGGAGAATTAGTCTGTACATGTAGGATAAAATGGGGAGCATCCAACTACATTGTTTTGGGGTACCACATAAGTATTTGTCTATTCATACCAGTTGACTGTGAACATTTGGTTTACTACCTACGTATGTTGAGCACAGCTGCATAGCTAGGGGGATTTCTTCAGAATCTGATCAAGCTTGGTTGGAAAGTTATATCTGTTTGTAGGGTTGGTTAGCCTAGCCCTAGGCCCACGAATTAGTAAATGAGTGAGTTTGGtgtattctttctctttcacacAGGGAATTCCCTGTCACAACAGTCACACAGGTTATATTTACAACAACATTAATAAGGTTATATGAAAATGCTTCTGCAAGAAAAACAGCTGTGAATCTGTGACAGcagaagaaagagagagggcCATCAATGCTTCAAAAGCAATATTTACCACCAAATCCTTTCTGTCAGGTATGCATAATGGTGAGACGTGAATTTGAAATGATACATAttacttttcattcttcttatTAGCTTATCTAGTATACTAAGAACACCTCTTGGTGGCTTTTTGCAGTATCTGCCATCCTGTTTTGCAGAAAAACATTTCAATTGGAGTTTTGTGGCTTATTAAACTTCAGATCTCTAATAGGAGAAGAAAGTGTCCACTTCGCTGCCTTTATAAGGGAGGTAGAGCCAAGTTAGGCTGGGGTGGTTTGAATTGTCATTACAGAACAATTTAGGAGAAGgtgacatgtgtgtgtgtgtgtgttttagCTTCTTTCAATGAAAGTAGTGCTGCAAGTTACCATCTTACACCTTCCAAGTCTTCTCTCTTGTATTGATTATAATTGACATGACTCCTTATGTCTTTTGACTCCTAAGGTTTAGGCTTCTAAAGTAGCAAACCCTTTTAAGAAacatatttccaaaatttctttGAATTCTAAAGAAGACTGTGATTACATAAGATTTACTGTGGAAGCAGCGAAAAAATAGACTTTAAACAGTAAGCAACCAACAATCACTTTCCATATATGATAAACAAGCAGCAGCAGCAAGATTTACCAAGCAAGAAGCAGAATACTTTTAATTACAATTGATCATATATGATAAATGAATATGACTTTTTTAGTTGATTTCTTTATGCATAGGTTTTAAACTGGATTGGTTTTACTTATAACTAATCCAATCATCAAATTACTTcttcctctcatgtatatattatttggtgaatattttcttttgttgtgtttgaaagtgaaaatttaCAAGACAAAGTTACAAGAGCTATGCCACAACAGAAAATGGGGTTTGCATAGGTACTCTGCCACGAAATATGGTCCACATTATATACCAAGCTTTAAGGCTTCTGTTTATGTCAAAGGTGCCATCTTCAGTTCTTCTAGTGCATCTAGTTCCCTAAAGGATGGAAGTTAGCATCCTTTCTTATATTCTAGAATTATTTAAATCAATGCTGCCAAAAAATGTCTTAATGGTATGCAGAATTATTTCATTCTTAATAACATGCCTTGTAATCACAAAATTGTGCAAAAACATGGTAAAACCTACTAATGTTACATCAAGTTCATAAGGTTGTCAAACTCGAATTAATTCGATAACTCGTACGAGTTTACGTTTTTACTCGGAAGCAAACTCGCTTTTGGTGTAAACTCGGTAGACTCGGGATTGAACTTGCTCAACTCGCTCAAACTCGCGAGTTTGATACTGAGTAGGCGAGTTCGAAGGAGAAGTTTTTTAAACCTTAAAACGGCAGCCACCATAGCCATTTGGTGTGAAAAACTGAAGAAAACTCACCAAATGTAGGGTTTCACTTCTACATCCGTTTTTGTCACCGTGACATCGCGTCTCCTTGCTATGCTCCTGTTCAATCGCCACTCCTCATTCTGCCGTTCGGTCGCCGCTCGTCGTGCCGCCGTTCGCTTGCCGCTTCTCTCCGCTGGATCGCGTCTCCTTTATTGTGCTGCAGAGAGGAGGGAAAGTGTCGCATTGcactatataaaatattatattatttataaatgattttttttaattgaattgtgCAGTTAGGCTTTAATTTCAGATTTTAATTAGGAATTaggaattatttttaattatttaataataatataatcatgCTTGTTAATTTTGTAGTTGAAAACTGAAATCAGATTAATATAAAGTATTTCTGGAAATggatcaaattttaattcagagcaatccaaattcattctcatctattttgtttaattattctattcgtaataattgaatttataatttctttttgataGAAAGTAAACTCTTACCGGTTTACGGAATTATCAAAAGTTTAAGATAACTTTTTAGGTAACTCAAGTAAAGCTTAAATTTTTAAGGTTAAAAGCTTTTTTTGTCGTAATTTTGGTTCGGAAAATTTGTTTTAGTCCCTGAGTTGAATTTGtcttcaatttcatcacaaaGAATGAATTTAACGTGTTCAGCTCTGCAACTGCGGAGTGAGGTGTCATTTCTTTGCTGACTAGGAGtccttttcagttggaattaggattttttaaaaaatttagaagggcaaagtgggaaaaaaattaaaagctctttttggtcccaattttggttcgaaaaattcgttttggtccctggaaaaaaagaaagactttcttcttcctctgaaaccctaattcctctaCCATTACCCAAACCCCAACCGTCGACCACCGACCACcgtccatcatcttcttcctcgcacGCCGTCAGCAACCATCGCacctcgcacctccatcaccgtcgcacctccatcaccatcgcacctccatcaccctcgcacctccatcaccctcgcacctccatcaccatcaCACCTCCATCACCGTCGCATCTCGCACCTGCagaaaacaaacccaaaagCAGAAACGGGAACCACCGTGGCAGCCTCCAGCATTTTCCAATTCCACTTCGTGTGCTCTTTTCCCCAAAtctgaaccctaattttgggcAGAGTTGTTCTTCCTTGTCCCTATTAGGGTTTCAGAGGTTAGTAAGAATATCTCTGATGTCTTTGTCTACAATTAATACGTTTTCCGTGCAAATTGCAGCATTGATTTGTAATGAGTCAGGGAAGCAGGGAGCTTGATGTTGAATTCTCAAATTCTGTCTTGAAATCtgaagtttttcaaattctCAAATTGTGCTTTTGAATATGTTCGAGGAGAAAACAGATCAGCTAATATTTGGGtagaggaattagggtttcacaagaagaagaaagtcttaatttttttcccactttgcccttctaaattttttaaaaaatcctaattccaactgaaaaggaCTCCCAGTCAGCAAAGAAATGACACTTCACTCAGCAGTTGCAAAGCTGGACACGATGCCGTTAACcattttaacggagttactgaaaaggaccaaattgaacattaaattcgttctttgggacgaaattgaacacaaattcaactcagggaccaaaacgaattttccaaaccaaaattgggaccaaaaagagcttttaaccaaTTTTTAATTAGCCCCATAAACTATTAGTTTTAGATAACTTTTATAAACTATTGTTGATAGTCaaagtttttgatgatgatgatgataggtTACACATTGTACTTACCTGAACTTAAAGAAAGACCATAAGGCCAAATATGGCATTGATGGGTCAGCTTTTCCTTAACAAAACCAGAGTGATCAGAGTTTGAGGATGCATTGATGGGTCAGCTTTTCATGGATAAAAAGGCATTACAATTTGGGATGTTGTGATATGTTCTTGATATGAGTGCTTGAGATGTGTATTGTGTGGGAGATGATGTATTTATCTGATGATGACATTCTTAACAGTAGTAAAcgatattatttataattaaatagcaTTAGTCATATGGTTCTTTATCACTCCATTATCATATATTAGATTGTAGATTAGTTTTCACATTTGCTACTGTTATGGATCTCAATTAATCACTGCATGGTGGTAAATTAAGTCAATATAGCAAGTTGGATCATGTAGCAATTTTCTGTTacaataaactttaattattgtAATGTACAATCACAGGCTAGCTATTGTCAGGTCTAGAAAATTTGAACgtttcaaaatttatcattCTTGATATGGAGGTTTTTCTGAAGTGTTTCATTCCTGACTAGAAAGTATTTCTAGTTATTATATTTAGCAGGTTAGGAATAaagtaagtaaaataaaataataaatccacaaaattaaataatataaataaaaaaggttaaaacttttataatataacttcctgataacatataaaatagattattaaagtagatatgtgttttaaaataataagactggattttatattttaaaataagttgataatataaatagaatttcttaaattagtctgattacttaaaatataacttatctttttataattgtttctcTCTATTTcctctcatttttctttaagaGTTTTGACTTTAAAGTCACTtatttgacgatcaggaggtgtcTAGACGATTAAAATGACAAGATCTATTTATCCATATGATCAATTTCTagtttagagcaagtaagtttcgactctttttcctctttcgtTCTTGATTTGAGATTATGCGTTGTAATCATTTGTCGCATGTGATTCATTATCTCTTTTCCTAAATTCTTAGTCAATCTAAGGTCCTTAGGACTTTATCCGCTTTCAATTTGGAATTTTGTAGGCTTTTCTAGAGTTCCTTGCGGTGGAAGCAACGATAGAATATTCTTAAGAGTCGTAGTAGTTTCTAGGATATTCTTAGAGCTGTAGTAGTTTCCcctaaggtaagggaagttaaTTCATCTTTCATATATGTAATAGGAAGTTTGTAATTTGTTATTTGGTGTGTATGTGATTATATGATAGCTTGGTTGTGTTGAATTGAGGAAAATATTACTTGTTTGTGAATTATGATAGGTCTAGAGATTTTGTGAATGTATGATTGTCTTGTAAGTACATGTATGATAAAATGGAAttgattttaatgaaaaattgtgaTGATGATGGTGTTAGTGAAAAGAGTGGGTTGAAGTACTACTTTAGGGTTCAAATTGATGGTGTTAGTACACTAATTGTGAGAATAAGGAGTTGAAAGAGGAACCTAGAGTTTGGAAAGTATTATAGGGTCTTCTGGTAAATGGTGATGTCTTTAAATAGGTAAAGTATGAAGTTAATTGGAGGGAAAGAATCTGAGTTcattttatacttgttttagAGTGAAATTGGGAGGGTTTGATAGGTGAGTTTGTGAAAAATGGGTTAGTAGAGAAAAATAGAGGTTTGGGGACtattttgaagtaaattaaGACTTGTTAGAACTTTAAAACTAGTAAAATCTGGTATAGAATACAGTAGAGAGTTTGGGAGTGTGtatttgcatatattttttgGTGCAAATACGGGGTTTTGAGTAGTGAATTTCTAAAGAAGTAGTTTTGTGATGAATTGGAGGGTTTAGAGTCCTTTGTTGTGTCAATATGACATGTCCATGTGTGTTGGTTTACTGAAATTGGGGCTAGAAGGAATGGAAATGATTTTAGGTAATATAATGAAGTGGATTTTGGTTTGGAGTGGTCAAATTGAGTTAGAGGTGTGTTTTCGGAGATTTCTCAGTGATTAAAGAGTCCTAGGAATCCAACAAAGTGGTGGGAAAAGTGTCCAAAGTCATATAAGTGGATGAGTTGTTGTCATGGCGTTGAGCGCCACTATCATGGCGCATGGGCACTATATCTCTGGAATCCAGCGCTAAGCGCTAGTTTTTGGATGCCTAAGCGCCAGTTTGCTGGTTTCAAGGCGTTGAGTGCCAATTTGTAAGAAGTCAATATGAGGGTTATCttgacactctaatgatcatccatgctcaattagagagtgatgagtcatgtcgTGAGAGGAGCGGGATGTCCTAGCATAGGGGCTTTCTTCATGGTGGCCAAGGGTGTtttaacggactaaccttgtgtggtaacTTTGAGTGGGTCAGTTGTCCCATTACACAGGTGCAAAACATTTTCACGGCTCGAAATTTATACTAGATTATAAAGAGTTGGCCAAATTTGAGTCTTTGATGTTAATGGGAAATATGTTATATCTATATGTGAAATTAAACTATGATAAATTATATTCTACTatgtgtaattattttataattagcttatctttcttgtgtgtttaTTGGTTTTGTTGTCTATGTATTATTTTCTTGCAACAATGGTTATCTGGTAAGTGTAAGCAGATCATAATGATATGACTGTTAAGCAAGCTTTAAGTGGTGATAGACCTTATACTTAGTGGCTTTAGTAGTTTGTTTTCTCTAAGTAGTTTGTTTTCTCTAAGTAgtcttttcttttgaatgttttgaaaatacCACTTTTGGATATGTTTTTGAtacttatattttgtatataaaatttttttattattgttt
It includes:
- the LOC106753999 gene encoding uncharacterized protein LOC106753999 isoform X2, which translates into the protein MASKLVLQRRLLRFLQLLAPSSSSSTHVVPFLSVKASECTSLCRKNSLLPSRSYYSRNLSSGSFNLDESQAPLAVDYRSLLDESEFHRLADSTIHSVQEKLEDYGDLVEVDGFDIDYGNDVLTVKLGDLGTYVLNKQTPNRQLWLSSPLSGPSRFDWDRDTKAWIYRRNKANLYKILEGLMRLLLNFEFVQSYKSTHPLLVFFPVLQLSGDSDYVYVQFNIVNNLSIYIYIVNSSFVFSSLFSFGITISKLDIGIRYKNITSLFCTPC
- the LOC106753999 gene encoding frataxin, mitochondrial isoform X5; the protein is MASKLVLQRRLLRFLQLLAPSSSSSTHVVPFLSVKASECTSLCRKNSLLPSRSYYSRNLSSGSFNLDESQAPLAVDYRSLLDESEFHRLADSTIHSVQEKLEDYGDLVEVDGFDIDYGNDVLTVKLGDLGTYVLNKQTPNRQLWLSSPLSGPSRFDWDRDTKAWIYRRNKANLYKILEVGTHKQVM
- the LOC106753999 gene encoding frataxin, mitochondrial isoform X6, which encodes MASKLVLQRRLLRFLQLLAPSSSSSTHVVPFLSVKASECTSLCRKNSLLPSRSYYSRNLSSGSFNLDESQAPLAVDYRSLLDESEFHRLADSTIHSVQEKLEDYGDLVEVDGFDIDYGNDVLTVKLGDLGTYVLNKQTPNRQLWLSSPLSGPSRFDWDRDTKAWIYRRNKANLYKILEVNA
- the LOC106753999 gene encoding uncharacterized protein LOC106753999 isoform X1; the protein is MASKLVLQRRLLRFLQLLAPSSSSSTHVVPFLSVKASECTSLCRKNSLLPSRSYYSRNLSSGSFNLDESQAPLAVDYRSLLDESEFHRLADSTIHSVQEKLEDYGDLVEVDGFDIDYGNDVLTVKLGDLGTYVLNKQTPNRQLWLSSPLSGPSRFDWDRDTKAWIYRRNKANLYKILEDHDLVGLMRLLLNFEFVQSYKSTHPLLVFFPVLQLSGDSDYVYVQFNIVNNLSIYIYIVNSSFVFSSLFSFGITISKLDIGIRYKNITSLFCTPC
- the LOC106753999 gene encoding frataxin, mitochondrial isoform X3, producing MASKLVLQRRLLRFLQLLAPSSSSSTHVVPFLSVKASECTSLCRKNSLLPSRSYYSRNLSSGSFNLDESQAPLAVDYRSLLDESEFHRLADSTIHSVQEKLEDYGDLVEVDGFDIDYGNDVLTVKLGDLGTYVLNKQTPNRQLWLSSPLSGPSRFDWDRDTKAWIYRRNKANLYKILEVLQLSGDSDYVYVQFNIVNNLSIYIYIVNSSFVFSSLFSFGITISKLDIGIRYKNITSLFCTPC
- the LOC106753999 gene encoding frataxin, mitochondrial isoform X4, with the protein product MASKLVLQRRLLRFLQLLAPSSSSSTHVVPFLSVKASECTSLCRKNSLLPSRSYYSRNLSSGSFNLDESQAPLAVDYRSLLDESEFHRLADSTIHSVQEKLEDYGDLVEVDGFDIDYGNDVLTVKLGDLGTYVLNKQTPNRQLWLSSPLSGPSRFDWDRDTKAWIYRRNKANLYKILEGELEQLCGKAIVLS